Within the Acidimicrobiales bacterium genome, the region AGCCGAAGACCCAAGCTCCCTCTCGAGACACGCCCTGGCACCACCCAGACTGGTATGCGACCCGCCTGCTACTGCTCCCGCTGCGGCAGGTGGTCGCGCAGGATCTGAGCGACTGCCTCTCGGACGTGTGGCGCGTTCAAGCGACCGCGGGTGGGGCCGGCGAACTCAGGGCTGTGCATGACGACGTGAGCCAGGACGAGGCTCGGCCACCATTCTCGCTCGGCGAGCACATCGCGAATGCCCGACACGTGATGTCCGTGCTCGACCATCGCAGAGCCGTTGACCCACGACAAAACGGTTCCCTCGCCTACGAACCGTTGACTTGCCGGACCATCCACTGCGACGAAGTCGAGTTGGACGTCCTCATGTCGGCCGTTGGCGGAAGTAGTAGCCGGAGCAAAGCGCGGTGGCAGGAGGAGTGGGGCCAGATCAGCCAACCCGGACGAGCTGTAGAACGCCTCGGAATCGACGCCCACCCGCAAGCCTGGGAACAAGTGGGCGGCCTCAAACAGACGGGTACGAATCGTCCGCCGATCGAAACTGACGCCCGGCTCGAAGATCTCGCGGTCGATCGTGTACCGGACACGCGTGCCGTGCTCGATCGGGCCAGGGTCCAACACAGTGAGCGGGCCCGGAACGCCACAGTTGAACATCTGTTGCCAGCACACACTGCCGCGAACGCTGACGATGTCGAGTTCGGCCGCGAGTGCAGCCACAGGCGCCAGGCCAGCGCCGAGGGAAGAAAGGTGGATATGCGGCGCATGATCGTCGACCGACCGCGCGTCCCGCAGAGTCGTGCAGAACGACTCGACCAGATTCCTGCCACCGCTTTCGGACATCTGATCGAACGGAAGACCCGGACCGTCATCGAGGACCTCAACCATGTCGCCAGCGAAACGAACGGAAACAGAAGTCGCCCTGTCGATGAGGAACTGGTCAATCGAGTTGTTCACCAGTTCATAGACGATGTGGCTGAGACCCGGGGACCGTGTTGAACCGACATACATGCCTGCCCGGCTTCTTACCTGCTCGGCCCAGGTCTCATTGCCTCCCACCGAACCCGCTACCACGTCTCAATTCTAGGCCGCCCGCGGTCGCGTAAGCCGGCTGACGCGGGGTAGCCCATGCGGCCAGCGTTCTTCGTCGCCGTTCGCACGCGGACAGCGACATCAGACTTGCGTGTCGCGTTCTCGCTCTCCAATGCGCCTACCGACTTATGGGAATTCGTTTGTCGCGTCCGGCGGCTCTCGAGGTCCCTGGGGTGGGTGTCGGCAACTGGTGCAGGAGGACGCATGCGAAGAGGACTTCGACTTGTCTATTCGGTGAGCGAGGCGGCTGAGCTGCTGGGTATCGGTCGTTCGACGGCCTACGAGCTGGTAGCCCGCGGCGAGTTGCCGTCCGTGGCGATCGGCGGTCGCAGGGTCATCACTCGCCCCGCGCTCGCTGAGTTGCTCGGCGTCGAGCCACCGCTCCCGGCCGAACTCGACGCAGCCCGCACCGCTGCACACGACGCCTCTCACTCCCGGCGCCAGTCGCCACGTCCCCGCAAGTCGCCCAAGGCCGATCAGCCGAACCTCCCGTTCACCGCCTGAAGCCGCCCGATGACACCTACCAGCATCTCCCGCCAGAGCGACGTTCAAGTGACAGACGAGTGCACACCCAGGGCCAGTAGATGGTGCATCGCCGTCGGGATGTCCAGTAGATGGCCGCCAGCGTGACCACCATCTACTGCTCCCCGCGGCGGCCACCTACTGGCGGGGCGAGAGAACCAACTTCAAAGTCGGAGGTCGGTAGACGTATGAGCCCCGCGGAGTGGTGGGGTTCGCGTGACGCGATCCCTGGTGGCCGTCAGGTGCCGGGCTGGAGCTCGGCGGTGACGGCGGGGTCAGTATCGCGCGTGGCGTAGAGCTTGGCCATCGAGGCTTCGGAGAAGTAGCGGCGGGCGATGGCCCATTCGTCGTGTTGGTCGGACAGCACGGCGCCGACGAGACGGATCACGGCCGGGTCGTTGGGGAAGATCCCCACGACGTTGGTGCGCCGTCGGATCTCTTTGTTGAGCCGCTCGAGTGGGTTGTTCGACCAGATCTGTCGCCAGTGCTCGCGTGGGAACGCGGTGAACGCCAACACGTCGGTCTTGGCGGTGTCCATCAGCGCAGCGGCCTTGGGGAACCGCTCCGCGAGTGTTTCGGCGACTTCGTCCCAGCGGGCGGCCACGTCGTCGGGGGTGGTCAGCGCGAAGATCGACCGGAACGCGGCGGCGACCATCTCCTGGTGCGCTTTGGGCACCGGTGCCAACAGGTTGCGGACGTAGTGAACGCGGCACCGCTGCCAGCTCGAGCCCTGCAACGTCTTGCGGATCGCGGCCCGCAGGCCCTCGTGGGCGTCGGAGATGACGAGGCGCACACCGGACAGCCCGCGGGCCTTGAGCGAGCGCAGGAACGCCGTCCAGAACGTCTCGGCCTCGGAGTCGCCGACATCGACGCCGAGCACCTCACGGCCACCCTCGGCGGTGACACCGGTCGCCACCACGACCGCTCGGGACACGACCTGGCCCAAGGAGTCGTCGCGGACGTGGACGTAGATCGCGTCGAGGTAGACGTATGGGAACTCGGTGTGGCCGAGCGTGCGGTTCCGGAACGCGCCGACGCGTTCGTCCAGCCCGGCACAGATCCGTGACACCTCGGACTTCTTGATCCCGCTGGAGGCACCCATCGACTCGACCAGGGCGTCGACCGATCGGGTCGACACACCGGACACGTAGGCCTCCATCACGACCGCGTGGAGAGCCTGGTCGATCCGGCGTCGCGGTTCGAGAATCGACGGGAAGAAGCTGCCCTTGCGCAGCTTCGGGATCGCCAACTCGAGGTCGCCGGCCTTCGTGGTCAACGTGCGTGGGCGGTGGCCGTTGCGTTCGGTCACGCGCTCATCGGAACGCTCGTAACGGCCGGCGCCGATCGCCTGGGTGGCTTGGACTTCGATCAGTTCTTGGGCGACCCACTGGGCCAGCTCGCGGACCAGGTCCACGCCGCGATCACGGTCAGCGAGCGCGTCAAGAAGTTCGGACAGGGCAGACTCATCGAGAGCCATCGGTGTGTTCTCCTCGGTAGTTCTTGCAGGAACACACCAAGGATCACGCCGATGGCTCACCGGCTGGCGGACCTACGAAACCCCACCACCCAACGGGGCTCTATCCGGTAGACCTCCAGATGTGTCTCGGCGGAATCGGTACGGGCACTAGATGGGCGCCGTCAATCGGATCGGCGGGGAGTGCGAGGAGTGGAGCGATCGACAGGGTTCACAGGTCGGGGCGGCGTGCGATGCTCGAGCTGCTGGGTGTAGTGGCTCCTGTTAGGTCGAGTCGTTCAGTCAACCTTGAGCAGGGGTCAACTCGGATTCGGAGTATCCCGTGACGTTCGATGCTGGCCCGTCGCACCGGCTTCCAGAGACGCGACTAGGGACAGCCTGAGGACGTGTCGCCCTTCGCTAAGTGCCCTTGGCGTGCCCGCCTCCAGACCGCCCGAATCGCGTGTGCCACTCCCGCAAGTGCCCCTACTCCAAACAGCACCCTCACCGAAACAGTCAGCCAGAACGGCCAAGGCGACGCACCGCACCGGAATCGCCCGGCTTCAAACTCCGCTTCTCCCAGAACCACGCGCCCATCGGTAGCCTCGTCGGAATAGTCGACAACGGCGATGTCGCCGACGTCCATCTGCTCGAGGTTCACAGCGAGCGGCGCAGTGAACACGAGCCTGTCAGCAACCTCTGCGTCCACGACGAGCGGCCCACTCATGTCGAGATCTGCGACCGACCCCCTCACCAGGTACGAGTCGCCCGGCTCAGTCACCGCAACAACGAACGGCGCCTCAGCCCCGCCAATCCCACCGAGCAACTGAACGTCAAGCACCGCCGACTCCAACACCGGTGACGCGCCCTCACGCAGCCCCACATCGGGCCCTACAGCAAACCCTGCAATACCGACATCCGTGCACCGTGACATGACATCAAACCCGCCGGCAGTCTTGCGAACACCAATCTCACCGCTGCCACTACACGACGCAAGCAACGCAACCCCACAGACCCCCACGACACGCCAGCGTCCCATCGCCACACCGTACGCCGATCACCCGGCACTCAAACGCCCAGCACAGAACCAACCCCTGCCAACAAGCCCCACCCTCAACCCAAAGCACGCCCCACCCTCACGACCGAATCGCACGACGGAATCCCACATCCCTCACACCTCCGAAACCGCCGAGACACAACTGGACATCCTGCGGACGTCCAGGCGACGGGACCTACCTTCGGACCACTTGGGAGGTGAGAAACTCTGGAACCCCGAGTCCATACATCGGCTCCCAGATTCCTTGTGGTGGCGAGTTCTACAATATGAGCGGTGGAGGACCCGAGCGTCGATCGCGCAGAGCTACCGCCCGCTCATGCCGCAGAGCCAGGCGAATCCACAAGTGCAGCCGCGACTGCTTTCGTCGTCGGGACTGCCGCCTTCGTAGTCTGCTTCACCCTCGGCGCAGTCAAGCCCATCGTGGAATCGTTGGTGGCTTTGCTCCTCGCTGTCGCCGTTCTTGGAG harbors:
- a CDS encoding IS256 family transposase, with protein sequence MALDESALSELLDALADRDRGVDLVRELAQWVAQELIEVQATQAIGAGRYERSDERVTERNGHRPRTLTTKAGDLELAIPKLRKGSFFPSILEPRRRIDQALHAVVMEAYVSGVSTRSVDALVESMGASSGIKKSEVSRICAGLDERVGAFRNRTLGHTEFPYVYLDAIYVHVRDDSLGQVVSRAVVVATGVTAEGGREVLGVDVGDSEAETFWTAFLRSLKARGLSGVRLVISDAHEGLRAAIRKTLQGSSWQRCRVHYVRNLLAPVPKAHQEMVAAAFRSIFALTTPDDVAARWDEVAETLAERFPKAAALMDTAKTDVLAFTAFPREHWRQIWSNNPLERLNKEIRRRTNVVGIFPNDPAVIRLVGAVLSDQHDEWAIARRYFSEASMAKLYATRDTDPAVTAELQPGT
- a CDS encoding helix-turn-helix domain-containing protein — encoded protein: MRRGLRLVYSVSEAAELLGIGRSTAYELVARGELPSVAIGGRRVITRPALAELLGVEPPLPAELDAARTAAHDASHSRRQSPRPRKSPKADQPNLPFTA